Genomic window (Mycosarcoma maydis chromosome 5, whole genome shotgun sequence):
agcgatACCAATGATCTTGCCGAGGCCAAACTCGGAGgaagagctgctgccagccTTGGGGAGGGAGGCTGTGAATTTGGTGCTGTTGACAGCAGGGGGAAGCGCGACGAGTGCAGACCCGAGCTGAGGAGTGAAGGGGACGTTGCCAGTGCCAGTGGGGGAAGTTCCCACCATGATCAGCTTGCCATGGCTTGGCACGCCACCGACGGTGACGTAGAAGAAGGCCGGGCCAGGCACAAAGAGGCGGTTCATAGCCTTAGTGTTGGGCAAAGGGTTGACCATGTAGGTGACCGAGGCGTCATCGTTAACGGTGTAGGTGTAGTCGAGGTAGACGGCGCGCTGCCCCATGTTCATGGCGTGGGTGGAGAAACCGGTACGAATGATGGCAAACTTGGTGTTGGCTGCCTTGGCGTTGGCCGAGTCACCCATAAAGGTACCGTTGACGGTAATGTTGAAAGGACTGCCGCCGTACAGCACCGAATTGGGCACGCCCTGTGGGTAAGGGCGTGGCGAGTCCCAGTAAGGAGGGTACCACTTTTCAACCTCGTAGGTGGTGTTGAAAGCCTGAGGCGTGGTGCCGGTGGgcatgtcgagcgcaacATCCTGATGCGGGTTGGAACCTGCAACCATGACGGAACCATCGGGGAGCAAAATAGCGCTCGAGTGGTAGAGACGAGCAATGGTGGAAGGCTTGAGATTAGCATTGGAGAGACGCTGACCTCTGGGCTTGGACGGGTCATAGATGACGGGAACGTAAGTGGGATCCTGCGAAAGACCTTCGGTGACGACGGTGCGACCGTTGTACTGGATGGTGTTCCATGTCTGGTTCGAATAGCCGGCAGTTCCCTTGTTGGCGCCGTTGAGGACGACCATGGTACCGTCAGGGAGGTGGATGAACTGTCCCATGGAACGACCTTCGGGAAGCCGCCCCTCCTGGACGTACTGAGCGTCAGTGATCTGGTTGCCCTGATTGTCCTCGGGGTTGATGGACGAGCAGTCATCAGAGGCTTGGAGACCGAGAATGTTGCCACCGGGACCACTGTAGTTGCCCCACATCTGGTCGCTCATGACACTACCACCGCAAAACAGGATGGTAGGTGTGTACTGATTCTGAGGAGTGAGTGGCAGCATGGCAGTGGCAGCCGAGGCGGGGTAGACGCGCACGACTCCGCCAGGCATGTCGGGAAGGTCGATCTGAGTGTTGTTGACGTGGTCCCAGAGGATGGTACTGACGTTGGCCTGCATGAAGATCTTGCCAGAGGGCATGAGGTAGGTGTGCGGGTACATGTTGAGACCGTTAGTCTGAGCCATAAAGTTACAGATGGGTAGGTTTCCGGTGGTCTTGGAGGGAAAGTATTCGTAGGTGGGGTTAGCGCCTCCATTCTGGTAAAGAGGATCAGTGGTAGGCGTGTTGCGATTAATGTAGCCGCCCGAGACGGCACCTCCGATAAAGATAACGCTACCGTCTTCAAGAACCTCGATACCGGGGTACCAACGGGGTTGCTGGAGCATGTTGACCTGTGCGACAGTTGTACTGGGCGAGTCGATCCACGTCTGCGAGTTGGGTTCGAGCAGACGAATCGCCCTAGTTCCGTCGAAGTCCGAGTAGGGGTTGATCTCCTGGGCCTGTGCAGCGCCACCGTAACCTACGGCCTGGTTGCCGCCAGCTACAAGCCAAGAACCATTTCCCAAGGTGGCACCAGAGGCACAGAAAGTGTTGGTCTGGACGGCGGTGCCGGTGACCGAATTGTCGGAAAGCTTGTAGAAAGAACCCCAGACATGACGGCCATCGGCGAGACGAGCCGAGTTGTTTTCAGCTTTGTCGAGAATAAAGACGTTGTCCTCGTCCATTAAACCGAGCATCATGGCCGAGGCGAGTGAGTTGGTGTTGACAACCTCGTATGAGCCGGCCTTGCTGGCGGCCGATGCGCACGAGGTTAGGGCGAGAGAAAGGGTTGCGAGGGTCATGGCGCTtttggcgagcgaggagcgcctcgaggatgaggagagGTGCCTCGTCATGGTGTGTAAACGATCCTTTCTGGAAGACAGAGCTCAGTGATATTGAATGGAAATGTGGCTGAGCGATGGATGGCGTGAGCCCAAAGCGTGGTAATTCGCCGCAGCCAATGAGTGCGCGGTGGTGATAAATCAAAGGCGAGACGGAGGGGACGAAAAAGTGGCAACAGTCAGAACTGCAGAAGCCAAAGAAGGAACGTCGAGGCAGTGGTGAAAGCGAGGAAAAGGGAGAAGGAACGTTGATTTTGATGAGGGCAACGGACGGAAACGAGGATGATAAGCGGGACGGATGGTGTGGAGAGGAAAGGTTAGGATAGGGTGAAGACGGCGGATACGGAACGAGACAATGAGATTCGCGACGTAAGATggcagcagtcgtgagtgttgcaACCAGCTGCCTGTGGTTAGGCAGAGTGAGGCACAGAGGCGACAGAAGTTTCAGTAACAAGGCGTGGCTAGGTCACGCCATGCCAAAGAGGAGCGCTTGAACGAGGTGAGCAAGATCAGTTGGCAGCACACGAGGCAGGAACGTCGTCGTagcacacacacacacaacGCACACCGCACCagacagcacagcacagcagacGGCACAACACGGCACGGCACCctacagtcgtgagtgcatACCATTTGCACGCACTGACTGCTTCAGGCGTGGTCGCAGAGTAATTTCGGTCTATTTTGTCAAATGAAATTCAGGCCCACAGCTACACCGACCCTTGttcttctttttttttccttAAAGTACCGCCCCACCCTGATGAAATATAGTCGCGAGTTTTGTTAGTCTCAGATctcctttttcttttttttcttttttttttttgtctTGATGCATTTTCATCGCAATGCTCTAGCACTGCTTTGAGCTCGGCTGAAAAAGAATCTGAATGTCAAGATCacggattcgtgatttgatCAGACGAGCAAACGAACCCCTCTTTATTTGACTGCGCCAGCCACGCAGCTCGATGTCATGTTTTCAAGTCAAAAAATTCTCCCTATCCTCAACACACTCCATTCTCTCGAATGGATAGCCTGAAGCCAGACGCGGCGAGAGGTATCTGCAGTCTGAAGTCAGAATATCTTGCTCATCCACGATCCTGGCGTTGGTCGATATCTCGAAACTTGGAGGGCAGCATTCCCCTTTTCCTCTTGGCACACGCACTTTTCATTCATCAAGAAAGAGCTCTGACAATTTCAATTGGGAGTGTCAGATTTTCAAtcccagctgcagcaggtTGACTCGTTGTCCGTTCCGAAATTGCTGTATAAACCACACAAGTTCAAGGACTGACAGGCTCGTTCTTTGATAGCGACGATGCAATTCTGATGCAATTTTGCACGTGTGAgtgtttgctgctgctgttcgacAGAGTCCGCCATCGAGTCAGCAATACAACTTAGTTTGAATCAAACGAGCGAGCCATGTCTTCTGATTGGAAACTCAGCCCGCCGAAATTGTCAGAGCATGTGCGAGAAATGGTCTCTGCAGCGTTGCCTTTTACAATAATTACCGAGGATTGTCTTTGACTCTTGTCGACGCAGTTCCGAGTCGTAAGTACCCCTGTCGcccgccgctgctgctgcatgtTGCCGGCTCGAGGTAGACGTACGACGCTGTTCTATGCCCTTTCCTTTGTGATCAAGGTGCCGCGCGTGCATTCGCCTTTGGCTAAGTAAGTTCTCAGTCATCTGTCACCTGCCGTGCCTGACTGGCACTATTGGCccaaactcgtgactggaaTCGgcttggccttcttgctTAGTGTGCTGTGCAGCGTGTCAAAGTGTTCGGGATTTTCAATACTGCTGGCCGTGTCATGATTCACATTGCTGCTTCGAAATTTGGACTTATGCCGTTTGCTTTGCTGCGGCAATTATGCGACAAGCGACAATCGGGATCGCCGTTGCTGCGTCGGCTTGCAGAGTCTTGGCTGCGGCATGCGGCGAGCCGGATATCTGACCCGTGCAGAGCCCAGTTGGACGCTCGATACAGTATCAAGCTTGCGCTACGCCATCTTAGCTGGCCAAGAACAGCTCCTTGCTCGTGGCTTTTTGTAGTCCAtggaattcacgattcacattcacggttgtggaatcacgaatactcCCAACAATCTGCCAGCGAACAACCGACGCACGCTTGACGCTCCTCGTCTGAATCCTGAGTCCATAACTCCCCCTTCTCGCCGACGGCACTGACACGCGCACCGTGATTCATGTCCCTTCTCGACTTCGCTTTAACTCATTCTTGCCGTCTCGCGCCTCGTCTGCGTCGGAGTGGCGCGTCGCCTcaatttgtgattcacaatcggTAACGCCTTTCAAAATAGCGGACCCGCTCTTGAGTCGACCTTTTTTCCCACCAGACCCGCCAGCCCTTTCTTCTGTCAATCTTCTCTA
Coding sequences:
- a CDS encoding glyoxaloxidase 1, whose protein sequence is MTRHLSSSSRRSSLAKSAMTLATLSLALTSCASAASKAGSYEVVNTNSLASAMMLGLMDEDNVFILDKAENNSARLADGRHVWGSFYKLSDNSVTGTAVQTNTFCASGATLGNGSWLVAGGNQAVGYGGAAQAQEINPYSDFDGTRAIRLLEPNSQTWIDSPSTTVAQVNMLQQPRWYPGIEVLEDGSVIFIGGAVSGGYINRNTPTTDPLYQNGGANPTYEYFPSKTTGNLPICNFMAQTNGLNMYPHTYLMPSGKIFMQANVSTILWDHVNNTQIDLPDMPGGVVRVYPASAATAMLPLTPQNQYTPTILFCGGSVMSDQMWGNYSGPGGNILGLQASDDCSSINPEDNQGNQITDAQYVQEGRLPEGRSMGQFIHLPDGTMVVLNGANKGTAGYSNQTWNTIQYNGRTVVTEGLSQDPTYVPVIYDPSKPRGQRLSNANLKPSTIARLYHSSAILLPDGSVMVAGSNPHQDVALDMPTGTTPQAFNTTYEVEKWYPPYWDSPRPYPQGVPNSVLYGGSPFNITVNGTFMGDSANAKAANTKFAIIRTGFSTHAMNMGQRAVYLDYTYTVNDDASVTYMVNPLPNTKAMNRLFVPGPAFFYVTVGGVPSHGKLIMVGTSPTGTGNVPFTPQLGSALVALPPAVNSTKFTASLPKAGSSSSSEFGLGKIIGIAVAGAAVLALIALGCCLWRRKGRSHSDKAASRQSAAPWTSRDLGSGPEYKRVDTPVGSISGGRFGAARMDSSNTFESYRLHDQVSTSESKEAIGSYYDQPRSGSRGGYAPSPLAYDQHGRGASQGQYHQQGWGEYHAGDAGAYYEDNTSRYGSGGGGHSYDDYSHQQYQQQHYYDSPGHQHQGSYSSRR